In Corallococcus caeni, a single genomic region encodes these proteins:
- a CDS encoding tRNA-(ms[2]io[6]A)-hydroxylase, protein MSSRPTPSRRPLSGAGPVILHAPTDPGWLPLALAHFDAVLVDHAHCEKKAAANALSMLQAYPDLPGLPSQMARLAREESAHLARVLDLMAARGLTLTKDAGDPYAQGLQKHVRTPAPERRVDRLLVAAIIEARSCERLSLLAEGLTDPALARFYGELAQSEDGHQSLFHRLAVTASNGDEAAVDARLQYLLAQESRVLADVGLRAAIH, encoded by the coding sequence ATGAGCAGCCGCCCCACACCCTCCCGCCGCCCCCTCTCCGGAGCGGGCCCCGTCATCCTCCACGCGCCCACCGACCCCGGCTGGCTGCCGCTGGCGCTCGCCCACTTCGACGCGGTGCTGGTGGACCACGCCCACTGCGAGAAGAAGGCCGCCGCCAACGCGCTGTCCATGCTCCAGGCCTACCCGGACCTGCCCGGCCTGCCCTCGCAGATGGCCCGCCTGGCCCGCGAGGAGAGCGCCCACCTGGCGCGCGTGCTGGATCTGATGGCCGCGCGCGGCCTCACCCTCACGAAGGACGCGGGCGACCCGTACGCGCAGGGGCTCCAGAAGCACGTGCGCACGCCCGCCCCGGAGCGGCGCGTGGACCGCCTGCTCGTCGCCGCCATCATCGAGGCGCGCTCGTGTGAGCGGCTCTCCCTGCTCGCGGAGGGGCTCACCGACCCGGCGCTCGCCCGCTTCTACGGGGAGCTGGCCCAGTCGGAAGACGGCCACCAGTCCCTCTTCCACCGCCTGGCCGTCACCGCGTCCAACGGCGACGAGGCCGCCGTGGACGCGCGCCTGCAATACCTCCTCGCGCAGGAGTCGCGCGTGCTCGCGGACGTGGGGCTGCGCGCGGCCATCCACTGA
- a CDS encoding phosphoenolpyruvate carboxykinase (GTP), producing the protein MASTQAAAATEQAPTKNPTLLAWVAKMAAMTQPDRIVWCDGSEAEKQRLTEQAVKDGTLIPLNPQKRPGCYLHRSNPNDVARVEHLTFICTPNKTDAGPTNNWMEPEAAYTKLSQLFEGCMKGRTMYVVPYAMGPLGGPSTKIGVELTDSDYVVLNMRIMTRMGKAALDMLGDSDDFNRGLHSTGDVNPDRRYICHFPQDNTIWSFGSGYGGNVLLGKKCLALRIGSYLGREEGWLAEHMLILGVTSPKGETTYIAAAFPSACGKTNFAMMIPPKEYAGWKIETVGDDIAWMRPGPDGRLYAINPEAGYFGVVPGTNYKTNPNAMETIAKDTLFTNVALTPDGDVWWEGKDGEVPEELTDWQGKPWKKGSAEKAAHPNSRFTAPMSNNPVLSGKANDPQGVPISALIFGGRRSNTVPLVLQAFNWTHGVFLGATMGSETTAAATGKVGVVRRDPMAMLPFCGYHMGDYLQHWLDMQKSIPQLPKIFQVNWFRQDKNGKFIWPGFGENMRVLEWIVNRVHGRVPTQETLLGWVPRQDQGLNLNGLDLPAEAITEATSIKEDEWKSELKSQEVFFEQLGTKAPEALMLQRKLLIARLDG; encoded by the coding sequence ATGGCTTCGACGCAAGCGGCAGCCGCCACCGAGCAGGCGCCCACGAAGAACCCCACGCTGCTGGCCTGGGTGGCCAAGATGGCCGCGATGACCCAGCCGGACCGCATCGTCTGGTGTGACGGCTCGGAGGCGGAGAAGCAGCGCCTCACCGAGCAGGCCGTGAAGGACGGCACGCTCATCCCGCTCAACCCCCAGAAGCGCCCGGGCTGCTACCTGCACCGCTCCAACCCCAACGACGTGGCGCGCGTCGAGCACCTCACGTTCATCTGTACGCCGAACAAGACGGACGCGGGCCCCACCAACAACTGGATGGAGCCGGAGGCCGCCTACACGAAGCTCTCCCAGCTGTTCGAAGGCTGCATGAAGGGCCGCACGATGTACGTGGTGCCCTACGCCATGGGCCCGCTGGGCGGCCCCTCCACGAAGATTGGCGTGGAGCTGACGGACAGCGACTACGTGGTCCTCAACATGCGGATCATGACCCGCATGGGGAAGGCCGCGCTGGACATGCTGGGCGACAGCGACGACTTCAACCGCGGCCTGCACTCCACGGGCGACGTGAACCCGGACCGCCGCTACATCTGCCACTTCCCCCAGGACAACACCATCTGGAGCTTCGGCTCCGGCTATGGCGGCAACGTGCTCTTGGGCAAGAAGTGCCTGGCGCTGCGCATCGGCAGCTACCTGGGCCGCGAGGAGGGCTGGCTCGCGGAGCACATGCTCATCCTGGGCGTCACCTCCCCCAAGGGTGAGACGACGTACATCGCCGCGGCCTTCCCGTCCGCGTGCGGCAAGACGAACTTCGCCATGATGATCCCGCCCAAGGAGTACGCGGGCTGGAAGATCGAAACCGTCGGCGACGACATCGCGTGGATGCGCCCCGGTCCGGATGGCCGCCTGTACGCCATCAACCCGGAGGCCGGCTACTTCGGCGTGGTGCCGGGCACCAACTACAAGACCAACCCCAACGCGATGGAGACCATCGCGAAGGACACGCTCTTCACCAACGTGGCGCTCACGCCCGACGGCGACGTCTGGTGGGAGGGCAAGGACGGCGAGGTCCCCGAGGAGCTCACCGACTGGCAGGGCAAGCCCTGGAAGAAGGGCAGCGCGGAGAAGGCGGCGCACCCGAACAGCCGCTTCACCGCGCCCATGAGCAACAACCCGGTGCTGTCCGGCAAGGCGAACGACCCCCAGGGCGTTCCCATCAGCGCGCTCATCTTCGGCGGCCGCCGCTCCAACACCGTCCCGCTGGTCCTCCAGGCCTTCAACTGGACCCACGGCGTGTTCCTGGGCGCCACCATGGGCAGTGAGACGACCGCGGCGGCCACCGGCAAGGTGGGCGTCGTGCGCCGTGACCCCATGGCCATGCTGCCCTTCTGCGGCTACCACATGGGCGACTACCTCCAGCACTGGCTGGACATGCAGAAGTCCATCCCGCAGCTGCCGAAGATCTTCCAGGTCAACTGGTTCCGCCAGGACAAGAACGGCAAGTTCATCTGGCCGGGCTTCGGCGAGAACATGCGCGTCCTCGAGTGGATCGTGAACCGCGTGCACGGCCGCGTCCCCACGCAGGAGACGCTGCTGGGCTGGGTGCCGCGCCAGGACCAGGGCCTGAACCTCAACGGCCTGGACCTGCCCGCGGAGGCCATCACGGAGGCCACCTCCATCAAGGAGGACGAGTGGAAGTCCGAGCTCAAGAGCCAGGAGGTCTTCTTCGAGCAGCTGGGCACCAAGGCCCCCGAGGCCCTGATGCTCCAGCGCAAGCTGCTCATCGCGCGCCTGGACGGCTGA
- a CDS encoding pyridoxal phosphate-dependent aminotransferase, protein MSRFSLRTAFPRTPNPLSQAVAERLARGLPLLDLAETNPTRVGLPLPAAELLLAGAASPTASSLLPEPVAGRGGPSQGAAARDGALPARPGREGGSTPSPFVYAPEPFGLPSARHAVAAHLSRRGPPVEAAHVVLGASTSEAYGWLLKLLCDPGDNVLVPAPGYPLVDVLARLEGVHARSFRLPAVHGFGLDAGQVEAAVDARTRAVLVVNPGNPTGHFLHEDELHSLADVCARHGLALISDEVFSDFAWDAEAGRVTSVAGRPLPCLTFSLSGLSKVAGLPGLKLAWLHVGGPAHARDEALARLEDVADAALSVATPVQLALPALLAHAPRFQQAVLERVKGNRERLLQARPADAAWDVVASHGGWSAVLRIPHHPGEEATCLRLLEEGVRVQPGYFFDFGGGAYLVLSLLPTPEVFTAALVPLLRVLSPPAG, encoded by the coding sequence GTGAGCCGCTTCTCGCTCCGCACCGCCTTCCCGCGCACCCCCAACCCGCTCTCCCAGGCCGTCGCCGAGCGCCTCGCGCGCGGGCTGCCCCTGCTGGACCTGGCGGAGACCAATCCCACCCGCGTGGGGCTGCCCCTGCCCGCCGCGGAGCTGCTGCTGGCGGGCGCGGCGTCGCCAACGGCTTCCTCCCTTCTCCCGGAGCCCGTCGCAGGACGCGGCGGCCCGTCGCAGGGCGCGGCGGCCCGTGACGGCGCCCTACCGGCGCGGCCGGGCAGGGAGGGCGGCTCCACGCCCTCGCCCTTCGTCTACGCACCGGAGCCCTTCGGCCTGCCGTCCGCGCGCCATGCCGTGGCCGCGCACCTGTCCCGGCGGGGCCCGCCCGTGGAGGCCGCGCACGTCGTCCTCGGGGCCAGCACCAGCGAGGCCTACGGCTGGCTCCTGAAGCTCCTGTGCGACCCCGGGGACAACGTCCTCGTCCCCGCGCCGGGCTACCCCCTGGTGGACGTGCTGGCGCGCCTGGAGGGCGTGCACGCGCGCTCCTTCCGCCTGCCCGCCGTGCATGGCTTCGGGCTGGACGCGGGGCAGGTGGAGGCCGCCGTGGACGCGCGCACCCGCGCGGTGCTGGTGGTGAACCCGGGCAACCCCACGGGCCACTTCCTGCACGAGGACGAGCTCCACTCGCTCGCGGACGTGTGCGCGCGCCACGGCCTGGCGCTCATCAGCGACGAGGTGTTCTCCGACTTCGCGTGGGACGCGGAGGCGGGGAGGGTGACGTCCGTGGCGGGGCGGCCCCTGCCGTGCCTGACGTTCTCGCTCTCCGGCCTGTCCAAGGTGGCGGGCCTGCCCGGCCTCAAGCTGGCGTGGCTGCACGTGGGCGGCCCCGCGCACGCGCGCGACGAGGCCCTGGCCCGGCTGGAGGACGTGGCGGACGCGGCGCTGTCCGTGGCCACGCCGGTGCAGCTCGCGCTGCCGGCGCTGCTGGCCCATGCGCCGCGCTTCCAGCAGGCGGTGCTGGAGCGGGTGAAGGGCAACCGGGAGCGGCTGCTGCAAGCGCGTCCGGCGGACGCCGCGTGGGACGTGGTGGCCTCGCACGGCGGCTGGAGCGCGGTGCTGCGCATCCCCCATCACCCCGGCGAGGAGGCCACCTGCCTGCGGCTCCTGGAGGAGGGGGTGCGCGTGCAGCCGGGGTACTTCTTCGACTTCGGCGGCGGTGCGTACCTCGTGCTGTCGCTCCTGCCGACGCCCGAGGTCTTCACCGCCGCCCTGGTGCCGCTCCTGCGCGTGCTCAGTCCACCGGCGGGTTGA
- the gluQRS gene encoding tRNA glutamyl-Q(34) synthetase GluQRS, whose protein sequence is MRGRFAPSPTGRMHLGNVRSALLGWLQARAAGGAFLLRIEDLDRARCRPQFLQDLYEDLRWLGLDWDEPPLVQSERDGVYREAQAKLEREGLIYPCFCTRAEIARAASAPHGLSDEGPRYPGTCANLTAAQVAERSRTRAPAYRFRARAGEVRFVDELMGPQAQDVQALVGDFVVRRNDGVASYQLAVVVDDAASRITHVLRGDDLLPSTPRQLQLYAALGLSAPAFLHVPLVMGEDGKRLAKRDGAFALAELRARGRPPEHVLGLLAAWSGLGDGGPVTLPALVARYRTDVLPRAPVVAREALLLDALGLR, encoded by the coding sequence ATGCGAGGACGCTTCGCCCCCAGCCCCACCGGCCGCATGCACCTGGGCAACGTGAGAAGCGCGCTGCTGGGCTGGCTCCAGGCCCGGGCCGCGGGCGGCGCGTTCCTCCTGCGCATCGAGGACCTGGACCGCGCGCGCTGCCGCCCCCAGTTCCTCCAGGACCTCTACGAGGACCTGCGCTGGCTGGGCCTGGACTGGGACGAGCCCCCGCTGGTGCAGAGCGAGCGCGACGGCGTCTACCGCGAGGCCCAGGCGAAGCTGGAGCGCGAGGGGCTCATCTACCCGTGCTTCTGCACGCGCGCGGAGATCGCCCGCGCGGCGAGCGCCCCCCACGGCCTGTCCGACGAAGGCCCGCGCTACCCCGGCACCTGCGCGAACCTCACCGCCGCACAGGTTGCCGAGCGCTCCCGCACGCGCGCCCCCGCGTACCGCTTCCGCGCGCGGGCGGGAGAGGTGCGCTTCGTGGACGAGCTGATGGGCCCCCAGGCGCAGGACGTCCAGGCGCTGGTGGGAGACTTCGTGGTGCGCCGCAACGACGGCGTGGCCAGCTACCAGCTCGCGGTGGTGGTGGACGACGCGGCCAGCCGCATCACCCACGTGCTGCGCGGGGACGACCTGCTGCCCTCCACGCCCCGGCAGCTCCAGCTCTACGCCGCGCTGGGCCTGAGCGCGCCCGCGTTCCTCCACGTGCCGCTGGTGATGGGCGAGGACGGCAAGCGGCTGGCGAAGCGCGACGGGGCGTTCGCGCTCGCGGAGCTGCGCGCGCGCGGCCGGCCTCCCGAGCACGTCCTGGGGCTGCTCGCCGCGTGGAGCGGCCTGGGCGACGGCGGCCCGGTGACGCTGCCCGCGCTCGTCGCGCGCTACCGCACGGACGTGCTCCCGCGCGCGCCGGTGGTGGCGCGCGAGGCACTGCTCCTCGACGCGCTCGGCCTGCGCTGA
- a CDS encoding AgmX/PglI C-terminal domain-containing protein translates to MASSNRTLFRWLLIPGLSLGLFLLFTLGAAWVTRFTDAPEPPGPTAPAREPRRAPPPRATAPAPEAPRAPPPAAPVREPPRPPPPGEAWDAPDPRRVEVVEPVVEASSGRIDAEDLRLAIQAVTPLVQQCFQDAAQRNRGAQEVKLRFTVEGEGSEGKMNRGVLVSSTIPDPMVQACVLDSLLDARFPAPHLGGSATVLYPFRFTVPGDAGP, encoded by the coding sequence ATGGCATCCTCGAACCGCACCCTCTTCCGCTGGCTCCTCATCCCCGGCCTGAGCCTGGGGCTGTTCCTGCTGTTCACGCTGGGGGCCGCGTGGGTGACGCGCTTCACGGACGCGCCGGAGCCGCCCGGGCCCACCGCGCCGGCGCGCGAGCCTCGCCGGGCCCCACCGCCGCGCGCGACCGCCCCCGCGCCTGAAGCCCCCCGGGCCCCGCCCCCCGCCGCGCCGGTGCGCGAGCCGCCCCGCCCCCCCCCGCCCGGCGAGGCCTGGGACGCCCCCGACCCGCGCCGCGTGGAGGTGGTGGAGCCGGTGGTGGAGGCCTCCTCCGGCCGCATCGACGCGGAGGACCTGCGCCTGGCCATTCAGGCGGTGACTCCGCTCGTGCAGCAATGTTTCCAGGACGCCGCACAACGCAACCGGGGCGCACAGGAAGTGAAGCTGCGCTTCACCGTGGAGGGCGAGGGCTCCGAGGGGAAGATGAACCGGGGCGTGCTCGTCTCCAGCACCATCCCGGACCCCATGGTGCAGGCGTGCGTGCTGGACTCGCTCCTGGACGCGCGCTTCCCGGCACCCCATCTTGGCGGGTCCGCGACAGTGCTCTACCCGTTCCGGTTCACCGTGCCTGGGGACGCTGGCCCGTGA
- a CDS encoding tetratricopeptide repeat protein, whose translation MRLVFVLSLALALSPGSALAQRGGSKVNVQALLKEGKRLYDAGKYREAAEALKQANEAQPHPRLVYNIAVALEYAGEPREAMSFYRQYVTSSSEDTDPTLLKNSNRAIDRLRVQLDREDQAQAVADADRKRLEAEAEAARQKADEEQAAARRAEEESERQRQAEMDRAVKSYRNQRIAAFATGGVAVVGVGVGVLFGLQARDQREQFDNAGTLADKQRLSDSTKSKALLADIGFGVGLAGAITAIILYPKEGPPAQGEVRVTLAPRGAGVGMEGRF comes from the coding sequence ATGAGACTGGTTTTCGTGTTGTCGCTGGCGCTTGCGTTGTCGCCCGGGTCCGCCCTGGCGCAGCGGGGTGGCTCCAAGGTCAACGTCCAGGCCCTGTTGAAGGAGGGCAAACGCCTCTACGACGCGGGCAAGTACCGCGAGGCGGCGGAGGCGCTGAAGCAGGCCAACGAGGCGCAGCCGCACCCGCGGCTCGTCTACAACATCGCCGTGGCGCTGGAGTACGCGGGCGAGCCCCGCGAGGCGATGAGCTTCTATCGCCAGTACGTCACGTCCTCCAGCGAGGACACCGACCCCACCCTGCTGAAGAACAGCAACCGCGCCATCGACCGGCTGCGGGTGCAGCTGGACCGCGAGGACCAGGCCCAGGCGGTGGCGGACGCGGACCGGAAGCGCCTGGAGGCGGAGGCGGAGGCCGCGCGGCAGAAGGCGGACGAGGAGCAGGCGGCGGCCCGGCGCGCGGAGGAGGAGAGCGAGCGCCAGCGGCAGGCGGAGATGGACCGCGCGGTGAAGTCCTACCGCAACCAGCGCATCGCGGCGTTCGCCACGGGCGGCGTGGCGGTGGTGGGCGTGGGCGTGGGCGTGCTCTTCGGCCTGCAGGCGCGCGACCAGCGCGAGCAGTTCGACAACGCCGGCACGCTCGCGGACAAGCAGCGGCTGTCGGACAGCACCAAGAGCAAGGCGCTGCTCGCGGACATCGGCTTCGGCGTGGGGCTCGCGGGGGCCATCACCGCCATCATCCTGTATCCCAAAGAGGGCCCTCCCGCGCAGGGCGAGGTCCGCGTGACGCTCGCGCCGCGCGGCGCCGGGGTCGGCATGGAAGGACGTTTCTGA
- a CDS encoding ABC transporter substrate-binding protein — protein sequence MRALGMMTLGMALLSSGCSFTTAGGLSECTTSSDCGSNSVCTSGFCLPQPAGCDQVVGATSAANPIVLGAALPLTNASGNAEIEQQRFNGLKLALDEVNQAQGVGGRQFVMYVCDTGADVSRAVTQAAWMVNDKGAVALFSAGSAQTLAISEITVPKNVLLMSHTATSSAFTTLSDKNGGSVGLVWRTTPSDVLQGRVIADVLQGVTPINDPGVTFTPPNKVGVAYVNDSYGNGLYDAIQNRIPNKDNVAGAQYNRNESVSGAVSRLVTFKPDLTVLAGFPEDNARLLAEAVGQGVSVANGNRWFLTDASKDLTLLTNLGANKAQLNGAYGTAPASARPSDSTYKLFADRFITAYRTDPGQFSFTAHAYDAMYLVTLGAAYAVGNDPNNPQPVTGPRIAEGLTKLTPPAGQTATTYSLGSTQFTAAREVLRSGATINVRGASGELDFNNETGEAPSPYELFKVENSAFKTVQLINPPVD from the coding sequence ATGCGCGCGCTGGGAATGATGACGCTGGGCATGGCGCTGCTGTCGTCCGGGTGCAGCTTCACCACGGCGGGCGGCCTGTCCGAGTGCACGACGAGCAGTGACTGCGGCAGCAACAGCGTCTGCACGTCGGGCTTCTGCCTGCCGCAGCCGGCGGGGTGCGACCAGGTGGTGGGCGCCACGTCCGCGGCGAACCCCATCGTGCTGGGCGCGGCGCTGCCGCTCACCAACGCGAGCGGCAACGCGGAGATTGAGCAGCAGCGCTTCAACGGCCTGAAGCTGGCGCTGGACGAGGTGAACCAGGCGCAGGGCGTGGGCGGCCGTCAGTTCGTCATGTACGTCTGCGACACCGGCGCGGACGTGAGCCGGGCGGTGACGCAGGCGGCCTGGATGGTGAACGACAAGGGCGCGGTGGCGCTGTTCAGCGCGGGCAGCGCGCAGACGCTCGCCATCAGTGAAATCACCGTCCCCAAGAACGTGCTGCTCATGAGCCACACGGCAACGAGCTCCGCGTTCACCACGCTGTCGGACAAGAACGGCGGCAGCGTGGGCCTGGTCTGGCGCACCACGCCCTCGGATGTGCTCCAGGGCCGCGTCATCGCGGACGTGCTCCAGGGCGTCACGCCCATCAACGACCCGGGCGTGACGTTCACCCCGCCCAACAAGGTGGGCGTGGCGTACGTGAACGACTCGTACGGAAACGGCCTGTACGACGCCATCCAGAACCGCATCCCCAACAAGGACAACGTCGCGGGCGCGCAGTACAACCGCAACGAGTCCGTGAGCGGCGCGGTGAGCCGGCTGGTGACCTTCAAGCCGGACCTCACGGTGCTGGCGGGCTTCCCCGAGGACAACGCGCGGCTGCTCGCGGAGGCCGTGGGCCAGGGCGTGTCCGTGGCCAACGGCAACCGCTGGTTCCTCACGGACGCGAGCAAGGACCTCACCCTGCTGACGAACCTGGGCGCCAACAAGGCGCAGCTCAACGGCGCCTACGGCACGGCGCCCGCGTCCGCGCGGCCCAGCGACTCCACCTACAAGCTGTTCGCGGACCGCTTCATCACCGCCTACAGGACGGACCCCGGACAGTTCTCCTTCACCGCGCACGCGTACGACGCCATGTACCTGGTGACGCTGGGCGCGGCGTACGCGGTGGGCAACGACCCCAACAACCCGCAGCCGGTGACCGGGCCGCGCATCGCGGAGGGGCTCACGAAGCTCACGCCCCCCGCGGGCCAGACCGCGACCACCTACTCGCTGGGGTCCACGCAGTTCACGGCGGCGCGCGAGGTGCTGCGCTCCGGCGCCACCATCAACGTGCGCGGCGCCAGCGGCGAGCTGGACTTCAACAACGAGACGGGCGAGGCGCCCTCTCCCTACGAGCTGTTCAAGGTGGAGAACAGCGCCTTCAAGACCGTGCAGCTCATCAACCCGCCGGTGGACTGA
- a CDS encoding GNAT family N-acetyltransferase: MPVTVEQLAPSHTDALRALLAKDPVHNLYLLGLLEEFGIAAPERQAAFAFHGRFDSGVLTAAVFVGGEGGLVVPSASDASATGVIADALAPSLKLRATVGDKAAVDALVRSLCEGKPRLSRTQRLFSVSADDLGPFTNPTLRLAREEDVPRLLPLAQGYVREILERDPLAEDPTHYEARVLQRVRQRRTYVLEEGGELVFKVDIGCRSQFGAELEGMYTPPSRRRQGHATLCLGQISRHLLSSLPRLALRVDERDESTARIARKVGYHAGRTQRLVLVE; this comes from the coding sequence ATGCCCGTCACCGTCGAACAGCTCGCGCCTTCCCACACGGACGCCCTGCGCGCGCTCCTGGCGAAGGATCCCGTCCACAACCTCTACCTCCTGGGGTTGCTGGAGGAGTTCGGCATCGCGGCGCCGGAGCGCCAGGCGGCGTTCGCCTTCCACGGCCGCTTCGACAGCGGCGTCCTCACCGCGGCCGTCTTCGTGGGCGGCGAGGGCGGGCTCGTGGTGCCCAGCGCCAGCGACGCCAGCGCCACCGGCGTCATCGCGGACGCGCTCGCCCCCAGCCTCAAGCTGCGCGCCACCGTGGGGGACAAGGCCGCCGTGGACGCGCTGGTGCGAAGCCTCTGCGAAGGCAAGCCGCGCCTGTCACGCACCCAGCGGCTGTTCAGCGTCTCCGCGGACGACCTGGGCCCCTTCACCAACCCCACCCTGCGCCTGGCCCGCGAGGAGGACGTGCCCCGCCTGCTGCCCCTGGCCCAGGGCTACGTGCGCGAAATCCTGGAGCGGGACCCGCTGGCGGAGGACCCCACCCACTACGAGGCCCGCGTCCTCCAGCGCGTGCGCCAGCGCCGCACCTACGTGCTGGAAGAGGGCGGCGAGCTCGTGTTCAAGGTGGACATCGGCTGCCGCTCGCAGTTCGGCGCGGAGCTGGAGGGCATGTACACGCCCCCGTCCCGCCGCCGCCAGGGCCACGCCACGCTGTGCCTGGGACAGATTTCCCGGCACCTGCTGTCCTCGCTGCCCCGGCTGGCCCTGCGCGTCGACGAGCGCGACGAGAGCACCGCCCGCATCGCGCGCAAGGTGGGCTACCACGCCGGCCGCACCCAGCGGCTCGTGCTGGTGGAGTAG
- a CDS encoding SLC13 family permease gives MSIALVLAVIVVALVLFSMDSIPIEFTSLVVVCLLALSGVLTPAQAFEGFSNDTVIFIFTLLAMTQGLAATGVVQMVGQRMAFFARFGHQAFVLAMMGVVAVFSAFISNTVTTAAFLPVAIGAAQRAKVPRSKVLLPLAYASMLGGTVLLFGTSTNLVVSAALKRQGMAPIGVTELAPVGLPVVLLGIAVVVLLGRWLLPAREGKPGTEGFTLRDYLTEAVVPGDSRYVGKPLSEISEGLGLRVIGVVRDGETLDAKPSYVLTGEERLLVEGRREDVLRVKDLQGIELRPDVRLSDAELEGPESMLAEVGVPPGSPLVGRSLKETLFVERFGLVALGLHRRPGIQRLTKLQLLRRAYHRHSLSTLPLAVGDVLLLRGPRQKVAELAPGHTLMVLEGHEYEPPRYAKALLAVIIFLGSLVAGSLGWVPLSLAGLTGMLLMIATGCVDARTAFRVDWRVVLLIGAMMALGLAMEVSGAGKFIGDHVARLGQYGGPRAVLALLMVLTIVLSAPMSNQAAALVVLPVALNAAAQLGVDVRPFAMGVTLAASCSFITPLEPSCVLVYGPGHYRFTDFFRLGTPLTAVLVVFLVFAVPVVWPFHAA, from the coding sequence ATGTCCATCGCCCTCGTCCTGGCCGTCATCGTCGTCGCGTTGGTCCTCTTTTCCATGGATTCCATCCCCATCGAGTTCACCTCGCTGGTGGTGGTGTGCCTGCTGGCGCTCTCCGGGGTGCTGACGCCGGCGCAGGCGTTCGAGGGTTTCAGCAACGACACCGTCATCTTCATCTTCACTCTGTTGGCGATGACGCAGGGGCTCGCCGCCACGGGCGTGGTGCAGATGGTGGGGCAGCGGATGGCGTTCTTCGCGCGCTTCGGCCACCAGGCGTTCGTGCTGGCGATGATGGGCGTGGTGGCGGTGTTCTCCGCGTTCATCTCCAACACGGTGACGACGGCGGCCTTCCTGCCGGTGGCCATTGGCGCCGCGCAGCGGGCGAAGGTGCCGCGCAGCAAGGTGCTGCTGCCGCTGGCGTACGCGTCCATGCTGGGCGGCACGGTGCTGCTGTTCGGCACGTCCACGAACCTGGTGGTGTCCGCGGCGCTGAAGCGGCAGGGGATGGCGCCCATTGGCGTGACGGAGCTGGCGCCGGTGGGGCTGCCGGTGGTGCTGCTGGGCATCGCGGTGGTGGTGCTGCTGGGGCGGTGGCTCCTGCCCGCGCGCGAGGGCAAGCCGGGCACGGAGGGCTTCACGCTGCGGGACTACCTCACGGAGGCCGTGGTGCCCGGGGACTCGCGCTACGTGGGCAAGCCCCTGTCGGAGATCAGCGAGGGCCTGGGCCTGCGCGTGATTGGCGTGGTGCGCGACGGCGAGACGCTCGACGCGAAGCCGTCCTACGTGCTGACGGGCGAGGAGCGGCTGCTGGTGGAGGGCCGGCGCGAGGATGTCCTCCGGGTGAAGGACCTGCAGGGCATCGAGCTGCGGCCGGACGTGCGGCTGTCGGACGCGGAGCTGGAGGGGCCGGAGTCGATGCTCGCGGAGGTGGGCGTGCCGCCCGGCAGTCCGCTGGTGGGGCGCAGCCTGAAGGAGACGCTGTTCGTGGAGCGCTTCGGGCTGGTGGCGCTGGGGCTGCACCGCCGGCCTGGAATCCAGCGGCTCACGAAGCTCCAGTTGCTGCGGCGCGCCTACCACCGCCACTCGCTGTCCACGCTGCCCCTGGCCGTGGGGGACGTGCTGCTCTTGCGCGGCCCCCGTCAGAAGGTGGCGGAGCTGGCGCCGGGCCATACGCTGATGGTGCTGGAGGGCCACGAGTACGAGCCGCCGCGCTACGCGAAGGCGCTGCTCGCGGTGATCATCTTCCTGGGGTCGCTGGTGGCGGGTTCGCTGGGCTGGGTGCCGCTGTCGCTGGCGGGGCTCACCGGCATGCTGCTGATGATCGCCACCGGGTGCGTGGACGCGCGCACCGCGTTCCGTGTGGACTGGCGGGTGGTGCTGCTCATCGGCGCCATGATGGCGCTGGGGCTGGCCATGGAGGTGAGCGGCGCGGGGAAGTTCATCGGCGACCACGTGGCGCGGCTGGGCCAGTACGGTGGGCCGCGCGCGGTGCTGGCGCTCTTGATGGTGCTGACCATCGTGCTGTCCGCGCCCATGAGCAACCAGGCCGCGGCGCTGGTGGTGCTGCCGGTGGCCCTCAACGCGGCGGCGCAGCTGGGCGTGGACGTGCGCCCCTTCGCCATGGGCGTCACGCTGGCGGCGAGCTGTTCGTTCATCACCCCGCTGGAGCCCAGCTGCGTGCTCGTCTACGGGCCCGGGCACTACCGCTTCACGGACTTCTTCCGGCTGGGCACGCCGCTGACCGCGGTGCTGGTGGTGTTCCTCGTCTTCGCCGTGCCCGTGGTGTGGCCGTTCCACGCGGCCTGA